From Streptomyces sp. NBC_01460, a single genomic window includes:
- a CDS encoding S1C family serine protease — MTDSHRPSGEYPTSPSHDNGSRDNGSYADGSYGEGSYGEGSYGEGSYGDGSYAGAPQGGSPYDSSSDGRAPYGGASYGGGEAAYPPPPAHEPGQPTTVIPAYAWPAPEPVPAAETPKAERRVKRPLALLAAVAIAAAAIGGGTATLIGQLADGGSAGTGSGGVVSGTTVSQSNAGTVSGVAAAVSPAIVEISASSSAGDATGSGVVITGDGEIVTNNHVISGASTIKVALSTGKTYTADVVGTDADKDLALIKLQGASGLKTATLGDSSSVKVGDEVVAIGSPEGLTGTVTSGIVSALDRDVTVAKEEQQEQQQQQGGQNWPFEFGGQQFNGETGTSKTTYKALQTDASLNPGNSGGALINMNGEIIGINSAMYSPSSASSSGSSAAGSVGLGFAIPVDTVKADLDTLRAGDGS; from the coding sequence ATGACCGACAGCCACCGCCCGAGCGGCGAGTACCCGACGTCCCCCTCACACGACAACGGTTCGCGCGACAACGGTTCCTACGCCGATGGTTCGTACGGCGAGGGTTCGTACGGCGAGGGTTCGTACGGCGAGGGTTCGTACGGCGACGGCTCGTACGCCGGTGCGCCGCAGGGCGGCTCCCCGTACGACAGCTCGTCGGACGGCCGCGCTCCGTACGGCGGCGCGTCCTACGGCGGTGGCGAGGCGGCCTACCCGCCGCCTCCGGCCCACGAGCCGGGGCAGCCCACCACTGTCATTCCCGCGTACGCCTGGCCGGCGCCCGAGCCCGTCCCGGCTGCGGAGACACCGAAGGCCGAGCGCCGGGTCAAGCGCCCCCTGGCCCTGCTGGCCGCCGTGGCGATCGCCGCCGCGGCGATCGGCGGCGGCACCGCGACCCTCATCGGCCAGCTCGCCGACGGCGGCTCCGCCGGCACCGGATCCGGCGGCGTCGTCAGCGGCACCACCGTCTCGCAGAGCAACGCGGGCACCGTCTCGGGTGTGGCGGCTGCCGTGTCGCCCGCCATCGTGGAGATCAGCGCGAGCTCCTCGGCCGGCGATGCCACCGGCTCCGGTGTCGTCATCACGGGCGACGGCGAGATCGTCACCAACAACCACGTCATCTCCGGCGCCTCCACGATCAAGGTGGCCCTCAGCACCGGCAAGACGTACACCGCCGACGTCGTCGGCACGGACGCCGACAAGGACCTGGCGCTCATCAAGCTCCAGGGCGCGAGCGGACTCAAGACGGCCACCCTCGGCGACTCCTCCTCGGTCAAGGTCGGCGACGAGGTCGTGGCGATCGGCTCGCCCGAGGGCCTCACCGGCACGGTCACCAGCGGCATCGTCTCCGCGCTCGACCGCGACGTCACGGTCGCCAAGGAGGAGCAGCAGGAACAGCAGCAGCAACAGGGCGGCCAGAACTGGCCGTTCGAGTTCGGCGGCCAGCAGTTCAACGGGGAGACCGGTACGTCCAAGACGACGTACAAGGCCCTGCAGACCGACGCCTCGCTCAACCCCGGCAACTCCGGCGGCGCCCTCATCAACATGAACGGCGAGATCATCGGAATCAACTCCGCCATGTACTCCCCCAGTTCCGCCAGCAGCTCGGGCAGCTCGGCGGCGGGCAGCGTGGGCCTCGGCTTCGCCATCCCCGTCGACACCGTCAAGGCCGACCTGGACACCCTGCGCGCCGGCGACGGCTCCTGA
- a CDS encoding LacI family DNA-binding transcriptional regulator codes for MAKVTRDDVARLAGTSTAVVSYVINNGPRPVAPATRERVLAAIKELGYRPDRVAQAMASRRTDLIGMIVPDARQPFFAEMAHAVEQAAAERGKMVLVGNSDYRDEREVHYLRAFLGMRVSGLILVSQGPSERAAAEIEAWDARVVLLHERPEAIDDVAVVTDDIGGALLATRHLLEHGNAYVACLGGMESTPVVGDPVADHIEGWRRAMHASGRSTEGRLFHAPYNRYDAYQVALKLLAGPDRPPAIFCSTDDQAIGVLRAARELRIDVPGELAVAGFDDVKEAGLTDPPLTTVFSDRPAMARAAVDLVLDDSLRVSGSRRERLKQFPSALVVRRSCGCGEPTVTPR; via the coding sequence GTGGCCAAGGTGACGCGGGACGATGTGGCGAGACTGGCGGGGACCTCGACAGCGGTCGTCAGCTACGTCATCAACAACGGACCGAGGCCGGTTGCCCCGGCCACGCGCGAGCGGGTGCTCGCCGCGATCAAGGAGCTGGGCTACCGGCCCGACCGGGTCGCCCAGGCGATGGCCTCGCGGCGCACCGACCTCATAGGGATGATCGTGCCGGACGCCCGGCAGCCGTTCTTCGCGGAGATGGCGCACGCGGTCGAACAGGCCGCCGCCGAGCGCGGGAAGATGGTGCTGGTCGGCAACTCGGACTACCGCGACGAACGCGAGGTCCACTACCTCCGGGCCTTCCTCGGCATGCGGGTCTCAGGGCTGATCCTCGTCAGCCAGGGTCCCAGCGAGCGCGCGGCGGCGGAGATAGAGGCCTGGGACGCCCGCGTCGTCCTGCTGCACGAGCGCCCCGAGGCCATCGACGACGTCGCCGTCGTCACGGACGACATCGGCGGAGCCCTGCTCGCCACCCGGCACCTCCTGGAGCACGGCAACGCGTACGTGGCGTGCCTCGGCGGCATGGAGTCGACCCCGGTGGTCGGCGACCCGGTCGCCGACCACATCGAGGGCTGGCGCCGTGCGATGCACGCGTCGGGACGCTCGACGGAGGGCCGCCTCTTCCACGCCCCGTACAACCGTTACGACGCCTATCAAGTGGCCCTGAAGCTGCTCGCCGGCCCCGACAGACCGCCGGCGATCTTCTGCTCGACCGACGACCAGGCGATCGGGGTGCTGCGGGCCGCGCGCGAGCTGCGGATCGACGTACCCGGCGAGCTCGCGGTGGCCGGATTCGACGACGTGAAGGAGGCGGGGCTGACCGACCCGCCGCTGACCACGGTCTTCTCGGACCGTCCGGCGATGGCCCGGGCGGCCGTGGACCTGGTCCTCGACGACTCGCTGCGGGTATCGGGGTCCCGGCGCGAGCGGCTCAAGCAGTTCCCGTCCGCGCTCGTCGTACGCCGCTCGTGCGGCTGCGGGGAACCGACGGTCACACCGCGGTAG
- a CDS encoding response regulator transcription factor yields MSSLLLLTNALQPSTEVLPALGLLLHSVRVAPAEGPALVDTPGADVILIDGRRDLPQVRSLCQLLRSTGPGCPLILVVTEGGLAAVTADWGIDDVLLDTAGPAEVEARLRLATGRQQITADDSPMEIRNGDLSVDEATYSAKLKGRVLDLTFKEFELLKYLAQHPGRVFTRAQLLQEVWGYDYFGGTRTVDVHVRRLRAKLGPEHESLIGTVRNVGYRFVTPEKVDRAAEEAKARAASKPAEQEVTRSEQSAEAEIPEEAPVRPAKR; encoded by the coding sequence ATGAGTTCACTGCTGCTTCTGACGAATGCCCTTCAGCCGTCGACGGAGGTGCTCCCCGCCCTCGGTCTTCTGCTCCACAGCGTGCGGGTCGCCCCCGCCGAGGGCCCCGCCCTCGTCGACACCCCTGGTGCCGACGTCATTCTCATCGACGGCCGCCGCGACCTCCCCCAGGTGCGCTCGCTGTGCCAGCTGCTGCGGTCCACCGGACCCGGCTGTCCGCTGATCCTCGTCGTGACGGAGGGCGGCCTGGCGGCCGTCACCGCCGACTGGGGCATCGACGACGTCCTGCTGGACACCGCGGGCCCCGCCGAGGTCGAGGCCCGACTGCGGCTGGCCACCGGCCGTCAGCAGATCACCGCCGACGACTCCCCCATGGAGATCCGCAACGGCGATCTGTCGGTCGACGAGGCGACGTACAGCGCCAAGCTCAAGGGCCGGGTCCTCGACCTGACCTTCAAGGAATTCGAACTGCTCAAGTACCTCGCGCAGCACCCCGGCCGGGTCTTCACCCGCGCCCAGCTGCTCCAGGAGGTGTGGGGCTACGACTACTTCGGCGGCACCCGCACGGTCGACGTCCACGTACGGCGGCTGCGGGCCAAGCTCGGCCCCGAGCACGAGTCGCTGATCGGCACCGTGCGCAACGTCGGCTACCGCTTCGTCACCCCCGAGAAGGTGGACCGCGCGGCCGAGGAGGCCAAGGCCAGGGCCGCGTCGAAGCCGGCGGAGCAGGAGGTCACCCGTTCGGAGCAGTCCGCGGAGGCCGAGATCCCGGAAGAAGCCCCGGTCCGGCCTGCCAAGCGGTAG
- a CDS encoding alpha/beta hydrolase, whose amino-acid sequence MSSVSEGRFMSSSVPSITPVPRRTTLLTGDGVRIEAVYTPCTAGSGAGGSGASDGTAVVLAHGFTGAVDRPALLRAAAVFAQRAAVITFSFRGHGRSGGRSTVGDREVLDLAAAVAWARSLGHRRIVTVGFSMGGSVVLRHAALYTAPEAGEFFAEEERAPGTERVERRTGAHTAHGGRAQAHSGAYMDAARDAHTDAVVAVSAPARWYYRGTAPMRRLHWVVTRPTGRLVGRYGFRTRIHREDWDPVPLSPVEAVPLITAPLLLVHGDRDPYFPVDHPRMLAAAAGDGAELWLERGMGHAENAADEGLLARIADWTESA is encoded by the coding sequence ATGAGTTCTGTGTCCGAGGGTCGATTCATGAGTTCTTCTGTTCCCTCGATCACGCCGGTCCCCCGGCGCACCACATTGCTGACCGGTGACGGGGTCCGTATCGAGGCGGTGTACACCCCGTGTACGGCGGGTTCCGGGGCCGGCGGAAGCGGTGCCTCCGACGGGACGGCCGTCGTCCTCGCGCACGGTTTCACCGGCGCCGTCGACCGGCCCGCGCTGCTGCGCGCGGCTGCGGTGTTCGCCCAGCGTGCGGCCGTGATCACGTTCTCCTTCCGGGGGCACGGGAGGTCCGGCGGACGGTCCACGGTGGGCGACCGCGAGGTCCTGGATCTGGCCGCCGCGGTCGCCTGGGCGCGGTCGCTGGGACACCGCCGGATCGTTACGGTCGGCTTCTCCATGGGCGGTTCCGTGGTGCTCCGGCACGCGGCTCTGTATACGGCTCCGGAAGCCGGAGAATTCTTTGCCGAGGAAGAACGCGCCCCTGGGACCGAACGGGTGGAGCGGCGCACTGGGGCGCATACGGCGCACGGGGGGCGCGCACAGGCGCATTCAGGCGCGTACATGGACGCGGCCCGGGACGCGCACACCGACGCCGTCGTCGCGGTGAGCGCACCGGCCCGCTGGTACTACCGGGGCACGGCCCCGATGCGACGTCTCCACTGGGTCGTCACCCGCCCCACCGGCCGTCTCGTCGGCCGTTACGGCTTCCGCACCCGCATCCACCGGGAGGACTGGGACCCGGTGCCGCTCTCACCGGTGGAGGCGGTCCCGCTGATCACCGCGCCGCTGCTCCTCGTGCACGGCGACCGGGACCCGTACTTCCCCGTCGACCACCCCCGGATGCTGGCGGCGGCAGCCGGGGACGGGGCCGAGCTCTGGCTGGAGCGCGGCATGGGCCACGCGGAGAACGCCGCGGACGAGGGCCTGCTGGCCCGTATCGCCGACTGGACGGAGTCGGCGTGA
- a CDS encoding MoaD/ThiS family protein, translated as MAAGTIRYWAAAKAAAGTAEEPYAAETLAEALDGVRERHPGELSRVLLRCSFLIDGNPVGTRGHETVRLAEGGTVEVLPPFAGG; from the coding sequence ATGGCAGCGGGGACGATCCGCTACTGGGCCGCGGCCAAGGCCGCAGCGGGGACCGCGGAGGAGCCGTACGCGGCGGAGACACTCGCCGAGGCGCTCGACGGGGTGCGCGAGCGGCACCCCGGTGAGCTGTCGCGCGTACTGCTCCGATGCTCGTTCCTCATCGACGGGAATCCTGTGGGGACCCGTGGACATGAGACCGTACGGCTTGCCGAGGGCGGCACGGTCGAGGTGCTCCCGCCGTTCGCAGGAGGGTGA
- a CDS encoding LmeA family phospholipid-binding protein, giving the protein MRALRILLIIAVVLGGVFVAVDRAAVHFAESEAEERVSFGGVETGSTDVSIKGFPFLTQVAGSELDQVDVTVEDIRARAAGREIRISEIRARLHQVTLGAGYTSATASRATGTVLVSYAALTEAADDGVTVAYGGNGKVKVTGTVRIPLVERTVTRSVLSTVTLVDGDTVKVRADEVPGEGIPGIEDLVRKKTDFERGIGGLPAGLKLEKIEVAPGGLEISMTGSDVELAG; this is encoded by the coding sequence ATGCGCGCACTGCGAATACTGCTGATCATCGCCGTGGTCCTGGGCGGCGTGTTCGTCGCCGTGGACCGGGCCGCCGTCCATTTCGCGGAGTCGGAGGCCGAGGAGCGGGTCTCCTTCGGCGGTGTCGAGACCGGTTCCACCGACGTCTCGATCAAGGGCTTCCCCTTCCTGACCCAGGTGGCGGGGTCCGAGCTCGACCAGGTCGACGTCACGGTCGAGGACATCCGCGCCAGGGCCGCGGGGCGGGAGATACGGATCAGTGAGATCCGGGCCCGGCTGCACCAGGTGACGCTCGGCGCCGGATACACCAGTGCGACCGCCTCCCGGGCCACCGGGACCGTCCTCGTCTCCTACGCGGCCCTCACCGAGGCCGCCGACGACGGGGTCACCGTCGCCTACGGCGGCAACGGCAAGGTCAAGGTCACCGGCACGGTCCGGATCCCGCTGGTGGAGCGGACGGTCACGCGCAGTGTGCTCTCCACGGTCACCCTGGTCGACGGCGACACCGTCAAGGTCCGCGCCGACGAGGTCCCGGGCGAGGGGATCCCCGGCATCGAGGACCTGGTCAGGAAGAAGACCGACTTCGAGCGCGGGATCGGCGGGCTGCCGGCGGGGCTGAAGCTGGAGAAGATCGAGGTCGCGCCGGGCGGCCTGGAGATATCGATGACCGGCTCCGACGTCGAACTGGCGGGCTGA
- a CDS encoding putative leader peptide, protein MKRQADLTKRRAVDLCRVAAMLCRTF, encoded by the coding sequence ATGAAGCGACAGGCGGACCTCACGAAGCGGCGGGCAGTAGACCTGTGCCGCGTCGCCGCCATGCTCTGTCGCACCTTCTGA
- a CDS encoding sulfurtransferase has protein sequence MSRADVLVDADWVEAHIDDPQVAIVEVDEDTSAYEKNHIKNAIRIDWTQDLQDPVRRDFIDQAGFEKLLSEKGIGNDTTVVLYGGNNNWFASYAFWYFKLYGHQDVRLLDGGRKKWELDSRDLTDAVPTRPATQYTAKAQDESIRAYRDDVVAAIGSQNLVDVRSPDEFSGKLLAPAHLPQEQSQRPGHVPSARNIPWSKNANDDGTFKSDDELKALYEDEQVDLSKDTIAYCRIGERSALTWFVLHELLGQENVKNYDGSWTEYGSLVGVPIELGANK, from the coding sequence ATGAGCCGCGCAGACGTTCTGGTCGACGCCGACTGGGTCGAGGCCCACATCGACGACCCGCAGGTCGCGATCGTCGAGGTCGACGAGGACACCTCGGCGTACGAGAAGAACCACATCAAGAACGCGATCCGGATCGACTGGACCCAGGACCTCCAGGACCCGGTCCGCCGTGACTTCATCGACCAGGCCGGCTTCGAGAAGCTCCTGTCCGAGAAGGGCATCGGCAACGACACCACGGTCGTCCTCTACGGCGGCAACAACAACTGGTTCGCGTCCTACGCCTTCTGGTACTTCAAGCTCTACGGCCACCAGGACGTCCGCCTGCTCGACGGCGGCCGCAAGAAGTGGGAGCTCGACTCCCGCGACCTGACCGACGCCGTCCCGACGCGCCCGGCCACCCAGTACACGGCCAAGGCCCAGGACGAGTCGATCCGCGCCTACCGCGACGACGTCGTGGCCGCCATCGGCAGCCAGAACCTCGTCGACGTCCGTTCGCCCGACGAGTTCAGCGGCAAGCTGCTCGCCCCGGCGCACCTCCCGCAGGAGCAGTCGCAGCGCCCCGGCCACGTGCCGAGCGCCCGCAACATCCCGTGGTCGAAGAACGCCAACGACGACGGCACGTTCAAGTCGGACGACGAGCTCAAGGCCCTCTACGAGGACGAGCAGGTGGACCTGTCCAAGGACACCATCGCGTACTGCCGCATCGGTGAGCGCTCCGCGCTCACCTGGTTCGTGCTGCACGAGCTGCTCGGCCAGGAGAACGTCAAGAACTACGACGGTTCGTGGACCGAGTACGGCTCCCTGGTGGGCGTGCCGATCGAGCTCGGCGCCAACAAGTAA
- a CDS encoding DUF1416 domain-containing protein, producing MCGAQAGGPDASTIKPGETTIQGSVTRDGEPVTGYVRLLDSTGEFTAEVPTSATGQFRFYAAEGTWTLRALVPGGTADRTVVAQTGGLAEVAIAV from the coding sequence ATGTGTGGAGCACAGGCCGGCGGCCCCGACGCTTCGACGATCAAGCCGGGCGAGACGACCATCCAGGGCAGCGTGACCCGCGACGGCGAGCCCGTCACCGGCTACGTCCGTCTGCTGGACTCGACCGGTGAGTTCACCGCCGAGGTCCCGACCTCGGCGACCGGGCAGTTCCGCTTCTACGCGGCCGAGGGCACCTGGACGCTCCGCGCCCTGGTTCCGGGCGGCACCGCCGACCGTACGGTCGTGGCGCAGACCGGTGGCCTCGCCGAGGTCGCCATCGCGGTGTAG
- a CDS encoding DUF3099 domain-containing protein, whose amino-acid sequence MYARRRRAYFLMMGGCLFLFVSAWAFVRLWSVPAAVAMCVVAMVIPPVAAIVANRRGPEDRWWDDPARDSRSGDSPPRPPSTTRDARPRPAGKAGRQRTGDPTSDAWWDELDGRNRR is encoded by the coding sequence ATGTACGCCCGGCGCAGGCGCGCCTATTTCCTGATGATGGGCGGGTGCCTCTTCCTCTTCGTCTCCGCCTGGGCCTTCGTGCGCCTGTGGTCGGTCCCGGCGGCGGTGGCGATGTGTGTGGTCGCCATGGTCATACCGCCCGTCGCGGCGATCGTCGCCAACCGGCGGGGTCCGGAGGACCGCTGGTGGGACGACCCCGCCCGGGACTCCCGGTCCGGGGACTCACCGCCCCGGCCCCCGAGCACGACACGGGACGCACGCCCGCGCCCGGCCGGGAAGGCCGGGAGGCAGCGGACGGGCGACCCCACGTCGGACGCGTGGTGGGACGAACTCGACGGCAGGAACCGCCGGTAG
- a CDS encoding DsrE family protein, whose translation MPKKLVIKVTAGADGAERCSQAFTVAAVAVASGVEVSLWLTGESAWFALPGRAAEFELPHAAPLPDLIDSILAGGRITLCTQCAARRDITEKDVLEGVRIAGAQVFVQEAMADGTQALVY comes from the coding sequence ATGCCGAAGAAGCTCGTGATCAAGGTGACCGCCGGAGCCGATGGGGCCGAGCGCTGCTCGCAGGCCTTCACCGTGGCGGCCGTGGCCGTCGCCAGCGGGGTCGAGGTCTCCCTGTGGCTGACCGGCGAGTCCGCCTGGTTCGCCCTGCCGGGGCGCGCCGCCGAATTCGAACTGCCGCACGCCGCGCCGCTGCCCGATCTGATCGACTCGATCCTGGCGGGCGGCCGGATCACCCTCTGCACCCAGTGCGCGGCACGGCGGGACATCACCGAGAAGGACGTCCTGGAGGGCGTGCGGATCGCCGGTGCACAGGTCTTCGTGCAGGAGGCCATGGCGGACGGGACCCAGGCACTCGTCTACTGA
- a CDS encoding FABP family protein: MIEIPSDLHPDLVPLAFLLGNWAGAGVSDFPGAEKCNFGQEVTFSHDGRDFLEYVSHSWVLDAEGNQVKPLESESGYWRIDKDRKVEIVMVRDQGIVEIWYGELAKQKPQIDVVTDAVARTAASGPYSGGKRLYGYVNSDLMWVGEKATPDVELRPYMSAHLKKVVSPEQVAEMARGLGDLPDDGIAFFK, translated from the coding sequence ATGATCGAGATTCCGTCCGACCTCCACCCGGACCTCGTGCCGCTGGCCTTCCTCCTGGGCAACTGGGCGGGTGCGGGCGTCTCCGACTTCCCCGGTGCCGAGAAGTGCAACTTCGGCCAGGAAGTGACCTTCAGCCACGACGGCCGCGACTTCCTCGAGTACGTCTCGCACTCCTGGGTGCTCGACGCTGAGGGCAACCAGGTCAAGCCGCTGGAGTCCGAGTCCGGCTACTGGCGCATCGACAAGGACCGCAAGGTCGAGATCGTCATGGTCCGCGACCAGGGCATCGTCGAGATCTGGTACGGCGAGCTGGCGAAGCAGAAGCCGCAGATCGACGTCGTGACCGACGCCGTGGCGCGCACCGCCGCCTCCGGCCCGTACAGCGGCGGCAAGCGGCTCTACGGCTACGTGAACAGCGACCTGATGTGGGTCGGCGAGAAGGCCACCCCCGACGTGGAGCTGCGGCCGTACATGTCGGCGCACCTGAAGAAGGTCGTCTCCCCGGAGCAGGTCGCCGAGATGGCGCGGGGCCTCGGGGACCTGCCGGACGACGGCATCGCGTTCTTCAAGTAG
- a CDS encoding Fur family transcriptional regulator: MVSTDWKTDLRQRGYRLTPQRQLVLEAVDALEHATPDDILCEVRRTASGVNISTVYRTLELLEELGLVSHAHLGHGAPTYHLADRHHHIHLVCRDCTNVIEADVDVVAEFTAKLRDTFGFETDMKHFAIFGRCADCTAKTVAAEPEGPADER, from the coding sequence GTGGTGAGCACCGACTGGAAGACCGATCTTCGGCAGCGCGGCTATCGGCTGACGCCTCAGCGACAGCTCGTCCTGGAGGCCGTCGACGCCCTGGAGCACGCGACACCCGACGACATCCTCTGCGAGGTGCGCCGGACGGCGTCGGGTGTGAACATCTCCACCGTCTACCGGACCCTGGAGCTCCTCGAGGAGCTCGGGCTGGTCAGTCACGCCCATCTCGGGCACGGCGCCCCGACGTACCACCTGGCGGACCGGCACCACCACATCCACCTCGTCTGCCGGGACTGCACCAACGTCATCGAGGCAGACGTCGACGTGGTCGCCGAGTTCACGGCGAAGCTGAGGGACACGTTCGGCTTCGAGACCGACATGAAGCACTTCGCGATCTTCGGGCGCTGTGCCGACTGCACGGCCAAGACCGTGGCGGCCGAGCCGGAGGGACCCGCCGACGAGCGGTAG
- the ygfZ gene encoding CAF17-like 4Fe-4S cluster assembly/insertion protein YgfZ produces MKSPLLSLPGAVPAEGRDEGVAAHYGDLFREQRALADGSGLVDLSHRAVVTVTGDDRLAWLHLLLTQHVSDLAPNTATEALILTANGHIEHALYLVDDGTTVWMHAEPESQGELIAYLESMKFFYRVEVADRTEDIAVVHLPAGSIAEVPDGVAVRETPHGRDLFLPRADLEAYAAAHGPAAGILAYEALRIEAHRPRLGFETDHRTIPHELGWIGTAVHLQKGCYRGQETVARVHNLGKPPRRLVFLHLDGSEVHLPGHGTPVRLAADGVEGRQLGFITTSARHHELGPIALALVKRNVAVDAELIAGDTAAAQETVVEP; encoded by the coding sequence ATGAAGAGCCCCCTGCTGTCCCTGCCCGGCGCCGTCCCCGCCGAGGGGCGCGACGAAGGCGTCGCCGCGCACTACGGCGACCTGTTCCGTGAGCAACGCGCACTCGCCGACGGCAGTGGCCTCGTCGACCTCTCGCACCGCGCGGTCGTCACGGTCACCGGCGACGACCGGCTGGCCTGGCTGCACCTGCTGCTCACCCAGCACGTCAGCGACCTCGCGCCGAACACGGCGACGGAGGCGCTGATCCTCACCGCCAACGGGCACATCGAGCACGCCCTCTACCTCGTCGACGACGGCACGACGGTGTGGATGCACGCCGAGCCGGAGAGCCAGGGCGAGCTGATCGCGTACCTGGAGTCGATGAAGTTCTTCTACCGGGTCGAGGTCGCCGACCGCACCGAGGACATCGCCGTCGTGCACCTGCCCGCCGGTTCCATCGCCGAGGTCCCGGACGGCGTCGCCGTGCGCGAGACCCCGCACGGCCGTGACCTCTTCCTGCCCCGGGCCGACCTGGAGGCGTACGCGGCCGCGCACGGCCCCGCCGCGGGCATCCTGGCCTACGAGGCGCTGCGTATCGAGGCGCACCGCCCGCGCCTGGGATTCGAGACCGACCACCGCACCATCCCGCACGAGCTGGGCTGGATCGGCACCGCCGTGCACCTGCAGAAGGGCTGCTACCGGGGCCAGGAGACGGTCGCCCGTGTCCACAACCTGGGGAAGCCGCCGCGCCGCCTGGTCTTCCTGCACCTCGACGGCAGCGAGGTCCACCTGCCCGGCCACGGGACGCCCGTGCGGCTCGCCGCCGACGGCGTGGAGGGCCGCCAGCTCGGCTTCATCACCACCTCGGCCCGCCACCACGAGCTGGGCCCGATCGCCCTGGCACTGGTCAAGCGGAACGTGGCGGTGGACGCGGAGCTGATCGCGGGTGACACCGCGGCGGCCCAGGAGACGGTCGTCGAGCCGTAG
- the dtd gene encoding D-aminoacyl-tRNA deacylase, whose protein sequence is MRAVIQRVDGASVAVAGSADDPSGSKTVGEIVGEGLCVLVGVTHGDTAEKAAQLARKLWTVRILEGEKSCSDVNAPLLVISQFTLYGDARKGRRPTWNAAAPGEVAEPLVDEVVAQLRTLGARVETGRFGADMRVTLTNHGPFTVLLEV, encoded by the coding sequence ATGCGTGCAGTGATACAGAGGGTGGACGGCGCGAGCGTCGCCGTGGCGGGCTCCGCGGACGATCCGTCGGGCAGCAAAACGGTCGGCGAGATCGTCGGCGAAGGACTGTGTGTGCTGGTGGGGGTCACTCACGGCGACACGGCGGAGAAGGCGGCCCAGCTCGCCCGCAAGCTGTGGACGGTGCGGATCCTGGAGGGCGAGAAGTCCTGCTCGGACGTGAATGCACCGCTTTTGGTCATTTCTCAGTTCACCCTCTACGGGGACGCCAGGAAGGGCCGGAGGCCCACCTGGAACGCCGCCGCGCCGGGCGAGGTCGCCGAACCGCTGGTCGACGAGGTGGTCGCGCAGCTGCGCACGCTCGGAGCCCGGGTGGAGACGGGCCGGTTCGGAGCGGACATGCGGGTCACGCTCACGAACCACGGCCCGTTCACCGTACTGCTCGAGGTGTAG
- a CDS encoding RsiG family protein has protein sequence MTTQGTGPSPGAVPVTRTAAGLRPPVQRTVAVPTPPPVHLPGAVSVPGQTGSGAIDGLASVRPQPEFGRLRLPDLRTLRRDAQRDEADLSYVRRLVQGRIDILRAELARRVDPESPVVDRLSEILADTPSVHRSSARHVTLTTPRSDEYRQLAADTLAEVELSDLDARTDEELLTAMGRLVRYERQVSRRRHRLQRTVDDCSAEIARRYRDGEAQVEDLLA, from the coding sequence ATGACGACACAGGGAACCGGGCCATCACCCGGGGCCGTACCAGTGACACGTACCGCAGCCGGCCTGCGGCCGCCCGTGCAGCGGACCGTCGCTGTGCCCACCCCGCCACCCGTGCACCTGCCCGGAGCGGTGTCCGTGCCCGGGCAGACCGGGAGCGGTGCGATCGACGGACTGGCCTCCGTGCGCCCGCAGCCCGAATTCGGCCGGCTGCGGCTTCCGGATCTGCGCACCCTCCGCCGTGACGCCCAGCGCGACGAGGCGGACCTCAGTTACGTACGCCGTCTGGTCCAGGGCCGGATCGACATCCTGCGGGCCGAGCTCGCCCGCCGGGTGGATCCCGAGTCGCCCGTGGTGGACCGGCTGTCGGAGATCCTCGCCGACACCCCGTCCGTCCATCGCTCCTCGGCGCGGCACGTCACCCTCACCACGCCGCGCAGCGACGAGTACCGGCAGCTGGCGGCGGACACGCTCGCCGAGGTCGAGCTCTCCGACCTCGACGCCCGGACGGACGAAGAGCTCCTGACCGCCATGGGCCGGCTCGTCCGCTACGAGCGGCAGGTCTCCCGGCGCCGTCACCGACTCCAGCGCACCGTGGACGATTGCAGCGCGGAGATCGCCCGCAGGTACCGTGACGGGGAAGCACAAGTAGAGGACCTGCTCGCCTGA